In one window of Posidoniimonas corsicana DNA:
- a CDS encoding ABC transporter permease has protein sequence MNHWGRTLRMSVKSLLMHPMRSGLTVLGILIGVSSVIWLLAIGEGISAKSQEQIAGLGAQNIIVRTIKPSSDDFEGGLYGLTRDDYHRIRDTIPTLESVLPIRELRREFRHGTRRMEGRLVGCTPDYKDVVRLTLVDRPDNRFLTDLDIDEERNYCVLAYEVAKKLFPIDGAIGKSVMIDDEFYEVVGVVAPRDPTAGVGGSLAAEDFSGDVYVPISTLWRRNGDMEIIQKPGQFQQDIKEVDQITAKVANKTDVLKTADVLRQTVEAYHPQRDFGVTVPLELLQQARTTQLMFILFLGLIAAISLVVGGIGIMNIMLATVTERTREIGIRRAVGAKKSDIVQQFLTESVVLSVVGGLLGILIGLACRPLSIALRTFLFYQFPSQMESLPELIRTVEPILVGWSIPLAFLISAIVGVLFGVYPATKAAALDPIVALRHE, from the coding sequence ATGAATCACTGGGGCCGCACCCTGCGGATGAGCGTCAAGAGCCTGCTGATGCACCCGATGCGCAGCGGGCTGACCGTGTTGGGCATCCTGATCGGTGTGTCGAGCGTGATCTGGCTGCTGGCGATCGGCGAGGGTATCAGCGCCAAGTCGCAGGAGCAGATCGCCGGCCTCGGCGCCCAAAACATCATCGTCCGCACCATCAAGCCCTCCAGCGACGACTTCGAGGGCGGGCTGTACGGGCTCACCCGCGACGACTACCACCGCATCCGCGACACGATCCCTACCCTGGAGTCGGTGCTGCCGATCCGCGAGCTCCGGCGCGAGTTCCGCCACGGCACCCGCCGCATGGAGGGCCGCCTGGTCGGCTGCACGCCCGACTACAAGGATGTGGTGCGTCTGACGCTCGTGGACCGGCCCGACAACCGCTTCCTCACCGACCTGGACATCGACGAGGAACGCAACTACTGCGTGCTGGCGTACGAGGTCGCCAAGAAGCTGTTCCCCATCGACGGCGCGATCGGCAAGTCGGTCATGATCGACGACGAGTTCTACGAGGTGGTCGGGGTGGTGGCGCCCCGCGACCCGACCGCCGGCGTTGGCGGCTCGCTGGCGGCCGAGGACTTTTCCGGCGACGTCTACGTGCCGATCTCGACGCTGTGGCGCCGAAACGGCGACATGGAGATCATCCAGAAGCCCGGTCAGTTTCAGCAGGACATCAAAGAGGTCGATCAGATCACGGCCAAGGTGGCCAACAAGACCGACGTGCTCAAGACCGCCGACGTGCTCCGCCAGACGGTCGAGGCCTACCACCCTCAGCGGGACTTCGGCGTGACGGTGCCGCTGGAGCTGCTCCAGCAGGCGCGGACCACGCAGCTCATGTTCATCTTGTTCCTGGGGCTGATCGCGGCGATCTCGCTGGTGGTCGGCGGCATCGGCATCATGAACATCATGCTGGCGACCGTCACCGAGCGGACCCGCGAGATTGGCATCCGCCGGGCCGTGGGCGCCAAGAAGTCGGACATCGTGCAGCAGTTCCTCACCGAGAGCGTGGTGCTGTCGGTCGTCGGCGGGCTGCTCGGCATCCTTATCGGGCTCGCCTGCCGGCCGTTGTCGATTGCCCTGCGGACCTTCTTGTTCTACCAGTTCCCTTCGCAGATGGAGTCGCTGCCCGAGCTGATCCGCACGGTCGAGCCGATCCTGGTGGGCTGGTCCATCCCGCTGGCGTTCCTTATCTCGGCGATTGTCGGCGTGCTGTTCGGCGTCTACCCGGCGACGAAAGCAGCCGCGCTCGACCCGATCGTCGCGTTGCGGCACGAGTAG
- a CDS encoding ABC transporter ATP-binding protein: MTSSDAVSIHDLQKHYVVGGETVKALRGVSFDVPVGDYLSIMGPSGSGKSTLLNLLGCLDRPTSGSFELGGVDVARMADDQLAETRATSLGIVFQSFNLLPSLTVVENIELPLYYSGRLGRGARERCEQLAKRVGLGNRMDHRPTQLSGGQQQRVAIARSLANDPRFILADEPTGNLDSQTTDDILHLLDELNQEGRTLIIVTHEDEVAERTKRTIVLRDGQVQSDKRRA, translated from the coding sequence ATGACCTCTTCCGACGCCGTCAGCATCCACGACTTGCAGAAGCACTACGTCGTCGGCGGCGAGACCGTCAAAGCGCTCCGCGGCGTATCGTTCGACGTTCCGGTGGGTGACTACCTGTCGATCATGGGCCCGTCGGGGTCCGGCAAGAGCACGCTGCTGAACCTGCTCGGCTGCCTCGATCGCCCCACTTCGGGGTCGTTCGAACTCGGCGGTGTCGACGTGGCCCGCATGGCGGACGATCAGCTGGCAGAAACCCGCGCCACCAGCCTGGGCATCGTGTTTCAATCGTTCAACCTCCTCCCGTCGCTGACCGTTGTTGAGAACATCGAGCTGCCGCTCTACTACAGCGGCCGGCTCGGCCGCGGCGCCCGCGAGCGGTGCGAGCAGCTCGCGAAGCGGGTCGGGCTGGGCAACCGCATGGACCACCGCCCGACGCAGCTCTCCGGCGGGCAGCAGCAGCGTGTGGCGATCGCCCGCAGCCTGGCGAACGACCCCCGCTTCATCCTGGCCGACGAGCCCACCGGCAACCTCGACTCGCAGACCACCGACGACATCCTGCACCTGCTGGACGAGCTCAACCAGGAGGGCCGCACGCTGATTATCGTCACGCACGAGGACGAGGTCGCCGAGCGGACCAAGCGGACCATCGTCCTCCGCGACGGCCAGGTGCAATCCGACAAGAGGCGGGCATGA
- a CDS encoding efflux RND transporter periplasmic adaptor subunit, which translates to MTHHRNQVARRTAASRNRRGFSALLWLVTLAIAGAGAFAVYNYAPSFSQPTLHDEIVFYDIERKDFELSITERGEIESVGDAEVRSEVKTQNTPGLAILRLVPEGTQVEEGGFLAELDSSALREERTTQQIAVNTAEALVVEARNLYETAVIAQQEYLEGVYVQERQTIESEVFVAEENLTRAQEYLQYSKKLAAKGYVNDLQLEADAFAVEKARKELEAAKTKLRVLDDFTKAKMLKQLESDILITKAKWEAEKNSFQLESDKLEEIKDQIEKCVITAPRAGIVKYAHVSDRRGDNDFIVEEGAEVRERQTIIRLPDTSRMRVELTINESLVQYVQVGMPAQIKPIGMDDMVLPGRVSRINQYAEPSGWRKANVKEYKAFVELLTAVDGLRPGMTSSVTINSISTPDALQAPVQAVYSHGEKFYCFVPSGDGLEARELVCGPTNDRFFVIESGLEEGDRVAMNPRDLLAHVDLPEIPKKQRRGAPAEEAPGPEAPSEGQGQGEVAAAASKPVAAGG; encoded by the coding sequence ATGACACACCACCGCAACCAAGTCGCTCGCCGGACGGCTGCCAGCAGGAACCGCCGTGGGTTTTCCGCCCTCCTGTGGCTGGTGACACTCGCCATTGCCGGCGCCGGCGCCTTCGCGGTGTACAACTACGCCCCGTCGTTCAGCCAACCGACGCTGCACGACGAGATCGTGTTCTACGACATCGAGCGCAAGGACTTTGAGCTGTCGATCACCGAGCGTGGCGAGATCGAGTCGGTGGGCGACGCGGAGGTCCGCTCGGAGGTGAAGACCCAAAACACGCCAGGGCTGGCGATCTTGCGGCTCGTCCCCGAAGGCACACAGGTTGAAGAGGGCGGGTTCCTCGCGGAGCTCGACTCCTCGGCCCTCCGCGAAGAACGAACCACCCAGCAGATCGCGGTGAATACCGCCGAGGCCCTGGTGGTCGAGGCCCGCAACCTCTACGAAACCGCCGTCATCGCCCAGCAGGAGTACCTGGAAGGCGTGTACGTGCAGGAGCGTCAGACCATCGAGAGCGAGGTGTTCGTCGCCGAGGAGAACCTGACCCGGGCCCAGGAGTACCTGCAGTACAGCAAGAAGCTGGCCGCCAAAGGTTACGTGAACGACCTGCAGCTGGAGGCCGACGCCTTCGCCGTCGAGAAGGCCCGCAAAGAGCTGGAGGCCGCCAAGACTAAGCTCCGCGTGCTGGACGACTTCACCAAGGCCAAGATGCTCAAGCAGCTCGAGAGCGACATCCTCATCACCAAGGCCAAGTGGGAAGCCGAGAAGAACAGCTTCCAGCTCGAGTCGGACAAGCTGGAAGAGATCAAGGACCAGATCGAGAAGTGCGTGATCACCGCGCCCAGGGCGGGCATCGTCAAGTACGCACACGTCAGCGACCGCCGCGGCGACAACGACTTCATCGTTGAGGAGGGCGCCGAGGTCCGCGAACGCCAGACCATCATCCGCCTGCCCGACACCTCGCGGATGCGGGTGGAGCTGACCATTAACGAGTCGCTCGTGCAGTACGTGCAGGTCGGCATGCCGGCCCAGATCAAGCCGATCGGGATGGACGACATGGTCCTGCCTGGTCGGGTGTCGCGGATCAATCAGTACGCCGAGCCCTCCGGCTGGCGTAAGGCCAACGTCAAGGAGTACAAGGCGTTCGTTGAGCTGCTCACCGCGGTCGACGGGCTGCGTCCGGGCATGACCTCTAGCGTGACGATCAACTCCATCAGCACCCCCGACGCGTTGCAGGCGCCGGTTCAGGCGGTCTACTCGCACGGCGAAAAGTTCTACTGCTTCGTCCCCAGCGGCGATGGCCTCGAGGCTCGGGAGCTGGTGTGCGGCCCGACCAACGACCGGTTCTTTGTGATCGAGTCGGGGCTCGAAGAGGGCGACCGGGTTGCGATGAACCCGCGTGACCTGCTGGCGCACGTCGACCTGCCCGAGATCCCCAAGAAGCAGCGACGCGGCGCCCCCGCTGAAGAGGCACCCGGCCCCGAGGCGCCTTCCGAAGGCCAGGGCCAGGGAGAGGTCGCGGCCGCGGCCTCCAAACCCGTCGCCGCCGGCGGCTGA